A window of Pseudocalidococcus azoricus BACA0444 contains these coding sequences:
- a CDS encoding NIL domain-containing protein, with translation MKKRVTLTFPRRTVQMPLTYRLAKDFNIAANIIRAQVAPNQVGKLVLELAGDIDQLEAALDWMRTQEIGVSLASREIMIDDQACVHCGLCTGVCPTQALSLHPETWQLQFTRSRCIVCEQCVPTCPVQAISTAF, from the coding sequence ATGAAAAAGCGCGTTACTCTCACCTTTCCCCGGCGCACGGTACAAATGCCCTTAACCTATCGCTTGGCCAAAGATTTTAATATTGCCGCAAATATCATCCGGGCCCAGGTTGCGCCGAATCAGGTGGGGAAACTAGTCCTGGAGTTGGCTGGAGACATTGATCAATTAGAGGCAGCCTTGGATTGGATGCGAACCCAGGAAATTGGCGTATCTCTCGCAAGTCGGGAAATTATGATTGATGACCAGGCCTGTGTCCATTGCGGCTTATGTACAGGCGTATGTCCAACTCAAGCTTTATCACTCCATCCAGAAACTTGGCAACTGCAATTTACCCGCTCGCGCTGTATTGTCTGTGAGCAATGTGTGCCTACTTGTCCCGTCCAGGCCATTTCAACAGCATTTTAA
- the hisIE gene encoding bifunctional phosphoribosyl-AMP cyclohydrolase/phosphoribosyl-ATP diphosphatase HisIE translates to MNYPAIPIETIRFDERGLVPAIVQDYLDGTVLMLAWMNRDSLHKTMETGRTWFWSRSRQELWPKGETSGHVQWVKSLRYDCDADALLITVEQVGNIACHTGERSCFHQIQDPQTQAPKVLPPPADMLSQVFAVIQERQKHPDSQSYTASLFQAGDNKILKKIGEEAAEVVMACKDDQPDAIANEVADLFYHALVALAHHGVSLRQVYEVLAARRK, encoded by the coding sequence TTGAATTATCCTGCTATCCCCATTGAGACCATTCGCTTTGATGAGCGGGGCCTGGTGCCAGCCATTGTTCAGGATTATTTAGATGGCACGGTTTTGATGCTGGCCTGGATGAATCGGGATTCACTTCATAAAACAATGGAAACGGGGCGGACTTGGTTTTGGAGTCGTTCCCGCCAAGAACTCTGGCCCAAGGGCGAAACATCAGGCCATGTCCAGTGGGTGAAGTCGTTACGGTATGACTGTGATGCTGATGCTCTGTTAATTACGGTGGAGCAGGTGGGAAATATTGCTTGCCATACGGGTGAGCGCAGTTGTTTCCATCAAATCCAAGACCCGCAAACCCAGGCCCCAAAAGTTCTCCCCCCCCCGGCTGATATGCTCTCCCAAGTATTTGCAGTCATCCAAGAGCGACAAAAACATCCCGACAGTCAATCCTATACCGCCTCGCTTTTCCAGGCCGGGGATAACAAAATTCTAAAAAAAATTGGTGAAGAAGCCGCTGAAGTGGTCATGGCCTGTAAGGATGATCAACCCGATGCCATTGCCAATGAAGTTGCCGATTTGTTTTACCATGCCCTTGTTGCCCTGGCCCATCATGGGGTGAGCTTGCGACAGGTGTATGAAGTTTTGGCTGCGCGACGGAAATAA
- a CDS encoding response regulator — protein sequence MEGSLSDLDFYSLLQSLSLTQRTGELYIEDESGQYWLLLLINGRILYIADLHSQSLHRLQDYLHGNNLRTPDQSELSDSSAGSSWPEYEALWWLLQQDQIDIAQAHHLLRLMIRESLLDVASLYRGWFCWQTTTLGIPQLTTYPLIGLLSDVMEQLREWKTLYPYIRSPDQYLHPGDSPQPQALLAESSWKLLQAWMQDQLSLRVLSRRLGRDISSVGKVILPYLHQGLVQLTPPPAPPRPVALHIQRHTPRIMCVDDSLTIRQFVEKTLSQAGYEATGIAHPLKALSLIFQLHPDLIFCDLNMPELNGYDFCAMLRHTPQFRHTPIIILTSHSGLSERLRANILGANNYLAKPFSPDELLSLVEYYAGRANPSLADPEKMLQDAL from the coding sequence ATGGAAGGCAGCCTCAGCGATCTTGATTTTTACAGCTTGCTTCAAAGTTTATCCCTAACACAACGCACGGGAGAACTTTATATTGAAGACGAGAGCGGCCAGTACTGGTTATTGCTCCTCATCAACGGCCGGATTCTCTACATTGCGGATCTCCATAGTCAGTCCCTCCACCGCCTCCAGGATTATCTACACGGCAATAATTTACGCACTCCTGACCAATCTGAGCTTTCGGATAGTAGTGCAGGGAGTAGTTGGCCCGAATATGAAGCCCTCTGGTGGTTACTTCAACAAGACCAAATTGATATTGCCCAAGCTCACCATCTCTTACGGCTAATGATTCGGGAATCCCTCTTAGATGTGGCCAGTCTTTATCGGGGCTGGTTTTGTTGGCAAACCACAACTCTAGGCATTCCCCAACTAACCACCTACCCTCTGATTGGGCTGCTCAGTGATGTCATGGAACAGTTGCGGGAGTGGAAAACCCTCTATCCCTACATTCGCTCTCCCGATCAATACCTCCATCCAGGAGATTCCCCCCAGCCCCAGGCCCTCCTCGCCGAAAGTAGTTGGAAGCTCCTCCAGGCCTGGATGCAGGATCAACTCAGTCTCCGCGTCCTGTCACGGCGTTTAGGGAGGGATATCAGTAGCGTGGGCAAAGTCATTCTCCCTTATCTCCACCAGGGCCTCGTCCAACTCACCCCCCCGCCTGCTCCCCCCAGGCCAGTTGCCCTGCACATTCAACGCCACACTCCCCGGATCATGTGTGTGGACGACTCTCTCACCATTCGTCAATTTGTCGAAAAAACCCTCTCCCAGGCCGGCTATGAAGCCACAGGTATTGCCCACCCCCTCAAAGCCCTCAGCCTGATTTTTCAACTCCATCCCGACTTAATTTTCTGTGATCTGAATATGCCGGAACTCAATGGCTATGACTTTTGTGCCATGCTTCGCCACACCCCCCAGTTTCGCCATACGCCAATTATTATCTTGACTAGCCATAGTGGCTTAAGCGAGCGACTGCGGGCCAATATCCTGGGAGCTAACAACTACCTAGCCAAACCTTTCAGTCCCGATGAATTACTATCCTTGGTTGAATATTACGCTGGACGAGCAAATCCGAGCTTGGCAGACCCGGAAAAAATGCTCCAAGACGCTCTCTAA
- a CDS encoding Uma2 family endonuclease — protein sequence MTLSLEREIKPEIIYPDSNGQPMAENTLQFEWIVLIKENLECLFANDPNVFVAGDLLWYPVEGHPEIRVAPDAMVIFGRAKGYRGSYRQWEEGNIAPHVVFEVLSPGNTATEMNRKLQFYDRYGVQEYYIYDPVDNDLSGFQRNGGGQLAVITEIQDWTSPLLTIRFFLTSETLELYYPDGQRFQGMMELRQNWEQVNQQLDQANQQLEQERLRAEQEKQRADRLLAKLRELGVEPESI from the coding sequence ATGACCCTTTCCTTAGAGCGAGAAATCAAACCTGAGATTATCTATCCCGATAGCAATGGCCAACCCATGGCAGAAAATACATTGCAGTTTGAATGGATTGTCCTGATCAAAGAAAACTTAGAATGCCTGTTTGCCAATGACCCCAATGTCTTTGTTGCTGGGGATTTGCTCTGGTATCCAGTGGAAGGTCATCCAGAAATTCGGGTTGCGCCGGATGCGATGGTAATTTTTGGCCGGGCTAAGGGGTATCGCGGTTCCTATCGGCAATGGGAAGAAGGGAATATTGCCCCGCATGTGGTGTTTGAGGTGCTATCGCCGGGTAATACTGCAACGGAAATGAATCGCAAGCTCCAGTTCTATGATCGCTATGGGGTGCAGGAATATTACATCTATGATCCGGTAGACAATGATCTATCCGGGTTTCAGCGCAATGGGGGTGGACAACTGGCGGTGATCACAGAGATTCAGGATTGGACAAGTCCGTTGTTAACGATTCGTTTTTTCCTTACCTCTGAGACATTGGAACTGTATTACCCTGATGGGCAACGGTTTCAGGGGATGATGGAGTTACGCCAGAATTGGGAACAAGTAAATCAACAGCTAGACCAGGCCAATCAGCAGTTAGAACAAGAGCGATTACGGGCCGAACAGGAAAAACAACGGGCTGATCGTTTATTGGCTAAATTGCGGGAATTGGGGGTTGAGCCGGAATCAATTTAA
- a CDS encoding phycobilisome linker polypeptide → MRLFKITACVPSQTRIRTQRELQNTYFTKLVPYDNWFKEQQRIQKMGGKIVKVELSTGKPGANTGLL, encoded by the coding sequence ATGCGACTGTTTAAGATCACTGCCTGCGTTCCTAGCCAGACCCGGATTCGGACTCAGCGGGAATTGCAAAATACTTATTTTACCAAGTTGGTCCCCTACGATAATTGGTTTAAGGAACAGCAACGGATTCAAAAAATGGGAGGCAAAATCGTTAAGGTTGAGCTTTCTACCGGTAAGCCAGGCGCGAATACGGGACTTTTATAG
- the apcB gene encoding allophycocyanin subunit beta → MQDAITAVINSSDVQGKYLDTAALEKLKSYFATGELRVRAATVISSNAAGIVKEAVAKSLLYSDITRPGGNMYTTRRYAACIRDLDYYLRYATYAMLAGDPSILDERVLNGLKETYNSLGVPIAATVQAIQAMKEVTASLVGSDAGKEMGVYFDYISSGLS, encoded by the coding sequence ATGCAAGATGCCATTACCGCTGTCATCAACTCCTCTGATGTGCAGGGCAAGTATCTGGATACTGCTGCTTTAGAAAAGCTCAAGTCTTATTTTGCCACTGGCGAACTGCGCGTCCGGGCCGCTACCGTGATTAGCTCCAACGCCGCTGGTATCGTCAAGGAAGCTGTTGCTAAGTCCTTGTTGTACTCCGACATCACTCGGCCTGGTGGGAATATGTACACCACCCGTCGTTATGCCGCTTGTATCCGTGACTTAGATTACTACCTCCGTTACGCCACCTATGCCATGTTGGCTGGCGATCCTTCCATCTTGGATGAGCGGGTATTGAACGGTTTGAAAGAAACCTACAACTCCTTGGGCGTGCCCATTGCCGCTACTGTGCAGGCGATCCAGGCCATGAAGGAAGTCACCGCTAGCTTGGTGGGTTCTGATGCTGGAAAAGAAATGGGTGTCTATTTTGACTACATTTCTTCTGGCTTGAGCTAG
- the apcA gene encoding allophycocyanin subunit alpha, whose product MSVVTKSIVNADAEARYLSPGELDRIKSFVTTGERRLRIAQTLTENRERLVKQAGDQLFQKRPDVVSPGGNAYGEEMTATCLRDLDYYLRLVTYGIVSGDVTPIEEIGIVGVREMYNSLGTPIPAVAEGVRGLKNAAASLLSAEDAAEAGSYFDFVIGAMQ is encoded by the coding sequence ATGAGCGTCGTCACGAAGTCGATCGTGAATGCTGATGCCGAGGCCCGTTATCTCAGCCCCGGTGAATTAGATCGGATTAAGAGCTTTGTCACCACTGGCGAACGGCGGTTACGCATTGCCCAAACCCTGACCGAAAATCGGGAGCGTCTGGTCAAACAAGCCGGTGATCAATTGTTCCAGAAACGCCCTGATGTGGTTTCCCCCGGTGGTAATGCCTATGGCGAAGAAATGACCGCCACCTGCTTGCGTGACTTGGACTACTACCTCCGCTTAGTGACCTACGGAATTGTTTCTGGCGATGTCACCCCGATTGAAGAAATTGGGATCGTTGGCGTGCGGGAAATGTACAACTCCTTGGGTACTCCCATCCCGGCCGTGGCTGAAGGTGTGCGTGGTTTGAAAAATGCCGCTGCTAGCCTCTTGTCGGCCGAAGATGCCGCTGAAGCTGGTTCTTACTTCGATTTCGTCATTGGGGCCATGCAGTAA